AAACTTGATTATTAACGTGGTAGATAAAAGACTAAAAAGAGATAGCTTTAATTATTAACATTAAAAAAAGTGATTTACTTAACTTAAAATTAAAGATTGTTTTTGCATTATTTGTAGTATATTTGCATGCAATTAATTAACAACACACTAAATTGATTGCATATGCAAGCTCATCAAGCTAAAATATTAGGGGAAGGATTAACGTACGACGACGTTTTATTAGTTCCTGCCTACTCAGAAGTACTTCCAAGAGAAGTTTCAATCCAAACAAAATTTACAAGAAACATAACAATCAATGTTCCAATAGTATCTGCAGCTATGGATACGGTAACTGAATCTGCTATGGCAATTGCTATTGCAAGAGAAGGAGGAATAGGAGTGTTACATAAGAATATGACAATTGAGCAACAAGCTCAAGAAGTTCGTAAGGTAAAACGTGCTGAAAGCGGAATGATAATCGATCCGATTACTTTGTCGTTAAGTGCAATCGTTTTAGATGCTAAACAAGCAATGCGTGAGCATAAAATTGGAGGTATTCCAATTGTTGATGAAGCAGGAAAATTAGTAGGAATTGTAACGAATCGTGATTTGCGTTTCGAAAAAAATAACGAGCGTCCTATTGTTGAAGTTATGACATCTGAAAACTTAGTAACAGTTGCAGAAGGAACTTCTTTAAAAGATGCTGAAGTTATCTTGCAAGAAAACAAAATAGAAAAATTACCTGTTGTTAATGATGATGATAAGCTAGTAGGACTAATTACTTTTAGAGATATTACAAAGCTTACACAAAAACCAATAGCTAATAAAGACTCATATGGACGTTTACGCGTAGCTGCTGCATTAGGCGTAACGCACGATGCAGTTGATAGAGCAGAAGCCTTAGTAAATGCTGGAGTAGATGCTGTAATC
The nucleotide sequence above comes from Tenacibaculum singaporense. Encoded proteins:
- the guaB gene encoding IMP dehydrogenase, producing the protein MQAHQAKILGEGLTYDDVLLVPAYSEVLPREVSIQTKFTRNITINVPIVSAAMDTVTESAMAIAIAREGGIGVLHKNMTIEQQAQEVRKVKRAESGMIIDPITLSLSAIVLDAKQAMREHKIGGIPIVDEAGKLVGIVTNRDLRFEKNNERPIVEVMTSENLVTVAEGTSLKDAEVILQENKIEKLPVVNDDDKLVGLITFRDITKLTQKPIANKDSYGRLRVAAALGVTHDAVDRAEALVNAGVDAVIIDTAHGHTKGVVSVLKEVKAKFPELDVVVGNIATPEAAKYLVEAGADAVKVGIGPGSICTTRVVAGVGFPQFSAVLEVAAAIKGSGVPVIADGGIRYTGDIPKAVAAGADCVMLGSLLAGTKESPGETIIYEGRKFKSYRGMGSVEAMKQGSKDRYFQDVEDDIKKLVPEGIVGRVAYKGELQESIHQFVGGLRAGMGYCGAKDIETLKNTGKFVRITASGINESHPHDVAITKEAPNYSRR